Proteins found in one Oncorhynchus tshawytscha isolate Ot180627B linkage group LG25, Otsh_v2.0, whole genome shotgun sequence genomic segment:
- the LOC112238174 gene encoding beta-microseminoprotein isoform X2, whose protein sequence is MGSLVRVVVCVLMLVVVCRAQCFFQGLETKDLKTPTKGCVDKEGKQHVFGSSWVKDCYDCSCSMRGIRCCNRIPEVVDLSAECELVVDRKACSYRLVMKSDKTKDCNSSFSMVL, encoded by the exons ATG GGTTCTCTCGTccgtgtggtagtgtgtgtgctgATGTTGGTGGTTGTGTGTCGAGCTCAGTGCTTCTTCCAGGGGCTGGAGACCAAAGACCTCAAGACTCCAACAAAGG ggtgtgtggaTAAGGAGGGAAAGCAGCATGTGTTTGGTTCTTCATGGGTGAAGGACTGCTACGACTGTTCCTGCTCCATGCGAGGCATCAGATGCTGCAACAG GATCCCAGAGGTGGTGGATCTCTCAGCAGAGTGTGAGCTGGTGGTGGACAGAAAAGCCTGCTCATACAGACTGGTGATGAAGTCAGACAAGACCAAGGACTGTAACAGCTCCTTCAGTATGGTCTTATAA